The Fulvivirga maritima genome segment TATAAAACCAAAGACAAGCATTCAAAATCTAAAGCGCTTACTCTAAAAGAACTTCGCACTTTACAACCGGGTGACTTTGTAACGCACATAGATTATGGTATCGGTAAATTTGCCGGCCTCGAAAAACGAGAAAGCAACGGAAAGGAACAAGAAGCCATTAGGCTTATCTATAGAGATGATGACTTGCTTTATGTAAGTATTCACTCCATACATAAAATATCGAAATATACCGGTAAAGAAGGTACTCCTCCTGCTATTAGTAAGCTGGGTTCACCAGAGTGGGAGAACAAGAAGAAAAAGGTTAAAAAGCAAGTTGCTGATATAGCCAAAGACCTGATAGAATTATACGCTAAAAGAAAAAAAGCCCCTGGCTATGCCTTTAGCAGAGATAGCTTTATGCAGGCCGAGCTAGAATCTTCCTTTATTTATGAAGACACTCCTGATCAGGCTAAGGCCACAGAAGATGTTAAGGAAGATATGCAACAGCAGCACCCTATGGACAGGCTGGTTTGTGGTGATGTAGGGTTTGGAAAAACAGAAATAGCTATCAGAGCTGCATTCAAGGCGGTAACTGATAGCAAGCAAGTGGCTGTTTTGGTGCCCACCACCATATTAGCCATGCAGCATTATAATACTTTTAATGATAGGCTTTCCAGTTTTCCGGTTAAAATAGAATACATCAACCGATTCAAAACCACCAAAGAAATAAGGGAAACCTTAAAAAGGGTTAAAGAAGGCAAAACTGATATATTAGTAGGTACTCACCGTATAGTAAGTAAAGACGTTCAGTTCAAAGATCTGGGCTTAATGATCATTGATGAAGAACAAAAATTTGGTGTAAAGGTAAAAGAACGACTCAAGGAATTGCGGGTAAATGTAGATGCTCTTACGCTTACAGCTACGCCAATTCCTCGTACACTACACTTTTCACTCATGGGTGCCCGTGACTTAAGTATTATTTCCACACCTCCTCCAAACCGCCAGCCAGTAACTACTGAGCTGCATACTTTTAATGAGGAAATAGTGAGAGATGCCATCAGCTATGAATTAAGAAGAGGGGGACAAGCCTTCTTTGTTCATAACCGAGTGGGAGACATAGAAGAAGTTGCCAATATTATTCTAAGGCTTGTGCCCGACTCCCGAGTAGGCATAGCACACGGTCAAATGGATGGCCCAGTGCTGGAAAAGGCTATGATGAAATTCATTGCTGGAGAATATGATGTGCTGGTTTCTACTAACATTATAGAATCTGGACTAGACATACCTAATGCTAACACCATTATTATTAACCGGGCTCACATGTTTGGCCTTTCTGATCTACACCAAATGCGTGGTAGAGTAGGAAGAAGTAATAAAAAGGCCTTTTGTTATTTATTAACACCTCCAACCATAGCACTTTCTTCTGATGCCAGAAAAAGGCTTAGTACCCTGGAAGAATTCTCTGACTTGGGTGATGGCTTTAAAGTAGCCATGCGTGATCTGGACATTCGTGGTGCAGGAAACTTATTAGGGGCTGAGCAAAGCGGATTTATTTCTGATCTTGGCTTTGACATGTACCATAAAATACTAGATGAGGCGGTTCAGGAACTTAAAGAAACGGAATTTAAAGACTTATTTGTAAAAGAACTTTCTGAAGCTGCTAAGGTAATAGTACAAGATTGTAATATAGAAACTGACTTAGAGGTAATTATCCCTGATGAATATGTAAGCAACATTTCTGAAAGACTGAGCCTATATTCTAAGCTGGATAATATTAAAACAGAAGAAGAGCTGAAGTCATTCACAGAATCTATGATAGATAGATTTGGCCCTCTGCCAGATTCTGTAAAAGAGCTAATAGAAACAGTAAGGTTAAGATGGTTAGCTGAAAAACTGGGTTTTGAAAAACTAACGCTTAAGTCTGAAAAGATGAAGGGTTATTTCGTAAGCTCGGATAAAGAAGAATATTTTAAATCAGAAACCTTCGGCAGAATCCTCGCTTACGTTCAAACCAACCCAAAAACCTGTAGATTAAAAGAAGTGAAGGATAAACTAATCCTTACTATACAGGAAGTTTTAAGTGTTAATCAGGCTATAGAAATACTAAGCCAAATTACAGGCAAAAAATAATTAAACTGCTAATTCACCAATCTGAATAGCATCTAGGTATGGACCTAGCTCATTTACTGAATCGAAAGCATTTATTCCTAACACTTTATTTTCAAACGGTGCGTAGCACACTTCTACAAAGTAGCCTGCCAGATAATATAGATAAAACTTATTCTCCTGCTCTGTTCTATAAATCAGATAGTCTGCAAACACGGTTATAAAATCACATTTCTTATCAAAAGGAAGTGTTTTAAAGTCATCCAACGGTATCATATCAACTGGTTTTATATTTACGTCTTTTACTTCAACTATGTAAAGACTATGCCAGCTGTCAAAACCCGCAGAATCACCAAATTTTAAAGGTTTAGATACTTTTTAATTCCAATATTAAATACACTATTCCCAATATGGGATGCAATTCATCGATAAATATGTCATTTTATAGAGGTTATTGTCTCTAGAAACTCATTAACTCCTTAAATCTTTGCGTTTGTCTTCGTGAGACATCTACTTCCTGTCCACCTTTCATATAAATTTTAATGCTTCCACTAAACCAGGGCTCTATTCTTTCTACCCATTTTAAATTAATTATCTGCTGCCTGTTAGCCCTGAAAAAAGTTTTTGTATCTAAGCGTGATTCAAGATAGTTAAGCGTTCGGGGTATCATGGGTTTATGCTCATCAAAATACAATTTGGTATAATTACCATCTACCTCTAGCATTCGCACATTGGCCAGTTGTACAAACCAGCAATTATCACCATCCTTCACAAAAACCTGATCATTAGCCGTCATTCTATCTCCATCTTCCTTGGCTTCATCTTTTGATATCTTTTCGCCTACTTTACTTACTGCACCAGCCAGTCGGTCTTTTTGTATTGGTTTTTGCAAGTAATCTAGGGCATTATATTCAAAGGCCTTTATAGCATATTCGTCATAAGCGGTGGTGAATATGATATATGGCATATGTTCAAGCTCTTCGAGCAATTCAAAGCCATTTTTACCAGGCATCTGAATATCCAGAAAAACCAATTCGGGCTTCTCAGTTTCTATCTTCTCCTTGGCTTCCATAGCATTGGCCGCTTCTCCAATCACATTTACATGATCAAACTCCTTTAATAATCTTTTAAGCTCATTTCTGGCTAATCGTGAATCATCTACTACAAATGCCTTCATATTTTTTATGTTAATGGAATAGTAAATCTGGCTGAAACAAAGTTACTATCCAGGTTTTCAATTTTTAAATCTGATAATTTACCGAATAACAGTTTTAACCTGTCAGAAGCATTTTTTAAACCTATGCCCGTGCTATTACTGGTGGTTTTTATCTGACCGCTGTTTATTACTTCTATAGTAAGCGCTCCCTCCTCTAAATAAGATTTTATATGTATAGTGCCACCATCTGGTAAATCAGAAATACCATGCTTTATTGCATTCTCTACCAACAGCTGTACTGCCATAGGAGGTATTTCCAAATCTAAGGTTTCCGGTTTTATCTCTAATTTATAATTAAGCCTATCTTCAAATTGTATAGACTCAAGGTTCAAATAGTTTTGTACTATTTCTAATTCACTCTCTAAAGAGACCTTTTCCCTATCATTAAATTGTATAGAATATCTCAAAAGTCCAGATAAGTGAGTAATCATGTCTCTGGCTTTCTCTGGATTCTCCACTACTAAGGATCTGATATTATTCAAGCTGTTAAAAATAAAATGGGGGTTTATCTGAGATTTCAAGGCTATCAGCTCAGCATCTTTAACAGCGGCCTGAAGTTTCCATTTTTCAATTTCAGTTCTTTTAAAATTTATAAAAACCTGAAAAAGGAAATATATAAGAGACCAACCTAAAATCATGATAGACAGGTTGAAAGTGATCAGAATCCCCATAAACCATGAAAATTCTCTATCAGGATCCGTCTGAAAAAAAACATAATTAATAGGAAGTACGATAACCGCCCATATTATAGCTAGTATAAAAGAGGCCAATACTACTCGAATGGCCAATTTAAAAAGCCCAAACTTAAGCCATTGATGCTTTTTAACATGCGCTCTATAAAAATGAGTGATGAGTAAACCTACCACCACGGTATTTAAGTAACCAAGAAATACCGCTGACTTAAACCCAGAAACATAAGAGGCAATAAACACATATACTAAATAAAACATTATCCAGCCAGCGCCTTGGAAAAGCCAATACAGTTTCTTTTTATTAAAATTATCAATGGTTATCATCACGTCGGTTTACCAAAAGGAGCAATTAAGTATATACAGTCTCAAATATTAAATAAGTTGATTTAAAAGTAAATCAATACTTATTATGCGGCTTTTGGGTTTGTTAAGTGGTTTTTTAAACTTCCCACGCATGATTTTAAAAGTAGCCAAGCTCATAATGATATGCTGAATCGTATCACGCTTATTTAGAAGTGAGCGTATTTTTTAGTACTTTTAGCCCTGTCTGGTAGTTATTCACAAAATGATAATATTGAAAAATCTATCTTTTGTTTAATAATTATCAAATAGAAATGTTATTTTGGCTACCAAATAACTTGTATTAGATATATTTATATCACTATATTAGTGTTTGCATTTGATTTTTTTGAATAAATAAAACAGGTATGAAAAGAACTGCAAGCTTTTTTAAAAGTGCTTTGTTAGTTGTCAGTGGTTCAATGTTGCTTACTTCGTGTTTTATGGGTGGAAGTAGTAGACCTACAAGTGTACACCCGGGAGCCGTAAGTACCGCCACCGGATTGGCTTATAATGATGAGGATAATAATGGATTTATGGTTAACCCATACGCTGGTCAGCCAGAAGGTCCTAATTTACGTTTTATTGAAGGAGGTAGAGCTGTTATCGGTTCTTATGAAGAGGATGTATTAAAAAGAAGAGACAATATAGAAAGAACTGTTTCAGTGGCATCTTTCTATATGGATGAAACAGAAATTGCAAACATCCACTGGTTAGAATATCTACATTACCTTAATGTATCTGACTCTTCAAGAGAAGTATACATGTCTGCTTTGCCTGATACCTCTGTTTGGGTAAGTAGGTTAGCATACAATGACCCTTATGTAGATCATTACCTGAGATATCCTGGATTTAGATATTTCCCTGTAGTAGGTGTAAGCTGGGTACAAGCTAACAACTATGCAGAATGGAGAACCAGAGCTGTAAACATGAAAATGGCTGAAGATTCTGGTGAAGAATATGCTGAAACAGACGGAAGAATTCCTTTGGAGTCAGGTATTGTATTACCTAACTACAGACTGCCTTCAGAAGCAGAGTGGGAATATGCAGCTACTGCACTGATCGGTACTCAGTGGTTAGATGAAAACCAAACTCACCAAAGAGTATACCCTTGGGATGGACATGCTTTAAGAAATCCTTACGGAAAAGAGATGGGATATTTCTTAGCTAACTTCAAAAGAGGTCGTGGTGACTATGCTGGTATAGCTGGTAAATTAAATGATGGAGCTTTAATCACTTCTTACATTTATGAATTCCCTCCTAACGACTTCGGTCTTTATAACATGGCGGGTAACGTAAGTGAGTGGGTACTTGATGTATACAGACCTATGTCATTCCAAGATTTCGATGACCTTAACCCTATCAGAAGAGATGGTTATATGGATGAGACAAGAAATGCTGCCACAGGAGAGCAATATTACAACAGTGATAGAGAAAACAACCCTGAAGGTTTCACTTCATTAATTACTGACGAAGCAAGAGTTTACAAAGGGGGTTCATGGAAAGATGTAGCTTACTGGATGTCTCCAGGAACAAGAAGGTACTTAGATCAAGATTCTTCTACTGCTACCATCGGATTTAGATGTGCCATGATTAGAGCTGGTTCTAACTATTAATTGATAGCCTGAAAATATTTATAGCCCCATTCGTTAATTCGGATGGGGTTTTTTATTGCTCAAGCTTTAGATCAATCAACTTTTCTTTTTACAGATAATACTTCCACAGTCTGTAACTTGCCTTTCAGCTGAATTTCACCTAAGGAAACCGTTTCATATTTATCATCAGCCTTAGCAGTTGTATATAGCGCTTTAGAGATTAAGAGTTTTTGATTATAATCATTACATATAGATTGTAATCTAGAGGCCGTGTTTAATACATCTCCATGGTAGGCTATGTCTCTCTTAATGTTGCCTATTTCGGTTACTGTTACATTTCCTCCTTGTATTCCACCTTTAAACTCGGGAAGCATGCTGTACCTTTTAGAGTAGTACTCTTTCCTTTTCAATATCCGCTCTTCTATAGCGAAAAATATATCCAAATAAAGAGGCACATTTGTCACTTTATCAGTTTTCCAGGTAAGTACTACTTCATCGCCCACGTATTGGTAAATTTCCGCATCATATTCATCTACCACCATATTTATCTCATCAATACAATCTTTTATCATATTGGAGTATTTAATGTTTCCCAGACTTTCTGCATATCTGGTAGAAGATTTAAGATCAATAAACAAGAATATTCTATTTTCAACTTTTGGGCTTCTATACGTACCTCTCAAAATATTAAAGAGGTTATTAGTCCCAAATTTCTTCATGGTTTGAAGCATGAAATTTATCAGCATGATCTGAAAGCCAATAAACAGCATGGCCATCACCAATAAAACATATACTGTTTTCTCTCCTTTTAACTCTTTTAATTCTTCTTTCGGAAATATTTCAAACTGACTCATAATGGTATAAACCAGGGAGAAGATCACGGCAAAGCCAAACAGGTACATAAAACTCCTTATGATTATTATCCGTCCAAAGCTTAGCTTCTCTACTTCCAGCCGATCAGAAACTTCATTTACTGCGATAAATAATAAGCCAAAAAACACCCCAAAAAGAGTACTTTCGTATAATTGAAAAGGCGATATCCAAAAAGCTATTAGAGGGCTATTGAGTGACTCTACATCTATCTGAGCCACTTCTACAAACCCTTTCATACTAGAAAGGCCAAAGTAAGCCAGTAAGTCTACTATAAGCACCCAATAGAAGAATATGAACAAATAAATCTTTACCTTTTTTACCATAAGCGGCAAAAGTGGAGAATTAAAACCCTAAAAAGAAATTTACTTATACCACATAAGGAACCAATCAATGTGAGAAATCGGTTTTGCTATAAAATATTTTCGGACATAATACGACTTTAATGATATACAATAAGTTAGAACATCAAACTAACCATATTTCCAGTTTTAACGTTTCAATCAAAAGACAGCAACTAACTCCTAACGCATAATGAAGACCTGTTTTTCTAATACCAATGTAATACCCTTTAAATCGGTACTAAACCTGTCCGGTTTAATCGATTACTGGGAGGTCAACCTTGATGAGAATGGAACCTTTTCAGGCTATCCGGCTGAAAAGATCAAGAAACTAATCAATGAGGCTCCTGAACTTAGAGAGCCCATTGAAGACCTCAGCATAGTAGACAAGCACAAAGAGCTTGTAGGCCTGCTTATGAGCGTTGTTTTCCCTCCCGCGCTTATAGATTCAGAAATTTCCGCAGCTATTTTACCTTTTAGTTCTAAAGGCTTTTATGCCACCCCAAAATATGCTCATTTACTACCTTTTGGTAGCATGAGGGATGACTTGGAGGCCAACCTGCCTGAAAGTGATATAGCCAAAGGCAAAATAAGAATGGCTTGCCTATACATTTTGAATAAATACTATGGTACTAATTTCGAAATGGACCAACCGATTGTGATCAGTATACCTGACAGCAAAACCGGTTTAAGAAGAGTTTATAAAATAGATATAAATACTCAGTTTGCAGACGTCATTCACCTTGCCGAGCCTAAACCTATTGATAAGAAGGTAATTAATATGCTCTTGAGCAATATTGATGATATAGATCTATGGCTCGAATATATTGATCCCAAAGTGTTCGCATTTCAGGGATTCTGTATTATGAGGTTAACGGATGTAACTACCGAAGAAATGCTATCTTCAGTAAAGTATGATTTACTTAAAAAGAATGCAGTTACGGATCAAGATAACTTCATTTCAATTCGTGAAAAAATAAGATCGATATTTGGTATGCCCAACCTACAATTGGGTTTATCTTATTTCGACCCCAATTATAATATAATTTCAAACTATGGGGAGAATAATTGGAGTAGCTTCTTAATGAACCCTGAAGATGATAGTTTAGAGTGCGAAAATTTAATAGATTCCATATATGTAAAAGCTTATACTGATAAAAAACCTGTAATAGTAGAAGAACTTTCTGATTATGATAGCTGCGGATGCATTGAAAATGGCCTATTAAGGCGAGGTATTCAAAATGTGATAGTCGCTCCATTGGTACATGAGGGAAAAGTACTCGGAATCATAGAGCTAGGCAGCCCTGAACCAGGAAAGCTCAATGCCCTTACCGCCACTAAATTATATAGCGTACTTCCTATGTTTACAGCTGCAGTTAGGCGGGTACTTTCAGATATGCAAACGGAAGTCCGGGCGCTTATTCAGGAAGAGTGCACAGCCATACACCCCACAGTGGAGTGGAAGTTTATTGAAAGTGGCTT includes the following:
- the mfd gene encoding transcription-repair coupling factor encodes the protein MKAGELLKLYKADSIIQTMAEVTKPNEDKCVQLKGLRGSLDAVLVAALYQINHQNHLIVLHDKEEAAYFHSDLQNLLTGKEVLFFPTSYKRPYQFEETENANVLMRAEILNRVNHKASSGEIIVTYPEALTEKVINKKSLLKNTFTAKIGEEVDIEFLAELLLSYDFEKTDFVYEAGQFAVRGGIIDIFSYAQDLPYRLELFGSEIESIRTFDPSTQLSVEPVKEINLIPNVQTKLIAEERQGFIDFLPRNTKIWFKDYQQSIDVIEIYFDKAKESFDQILEESGDTQIVLDPSDLFETSKSFKAQINELGKIEFGNRFYLKCSETFDFAAEPQPSFNKDFKLLSKNLSDNQDKGFTTLIASDSQQQLTRLHSIFEEIDHTSDFQDLNISLREGFIDQILKIACYTDHQLFERFHRYKTKDKHSKSKALTLKELRTLQPGDFVTHIDYGIGKFAGLEKRESNGKEQEAIRLIYRDDDLLYVSIHSIHKISKYTGKEGTPPAISKLGSPEWENKKKKVKKQVADIAKDLIELYAKRKKAPGYAFSRDSFMQAELESSFIYEDTPDQAKATEDVKEDMQQQHPMDRLVCGDVGFGKTEIAIRAAFKAVTDSKQVAVLVPTTILAMQHYNTFNDRLSSFPVKIEYINRFKTTKEIRETLKRVKEGKTDILVGTHRIVSKDVQFKDLGLMIIDEEQKFGVKVKERLKELRVNVDALTLTATPIPRTLHFSLMGARDLSIISTPPPNRQPVTTELHTFNEEIVRDAISYELRRGGQAFFVHNRVGDIEEVANIILRLVPDSRVGIAHGQMDGPVLEKAMMKFIAGEYDVLVSTNIIESGLDIPNANTIIINRAHMFGLSDLHQMRGRVGRSNKKAFCYLLTPPTIALSSDARKRLSTLEEFSDLGDGFKVAMRDLDIRGAGNLLGAEQSGFISDLGFDMYHKILDEAVQELKETEFKDLFVKELSEAAKVIVQDCNIETDLEVIIPDEYVSNISERLSLYSKLDNIKTEEELKSFTESMIDRFGPLPDSVKELIETVRLRWLAEKLGFEKLTLKSEKMKGYFVSSDKEEYFKSETFGRILAYVQTNPKTCRLKEVKDKLILTIQEVLSVNQAIEILSQITGKK
- a CDS encoding LytR/AlgR family response regulator transcription factor; this translates as MKAFVVDDSRLARNELKRLLKEFDHVNVIGEAANAMEAKEKIETEKPELVFLDIQMPGKNGFELLEELEHMPYIIFTTAYDEYAIKAFEYNALDYLQKPIQKDRLAGAVSKVGEKISKDEAKEDGDRMTANDQVFVKDGDNCWFVQLANVRMLEVDGNYTKLYFDEHKPMIPRTLNYLESRLDTKTFFRANRQQIINLKWVERIEPWFSGSIKIYMKGGQEVDVSRRQTQRFKELMSF
- a CDS encoding sensor histidine kinase, with translation MITIDNFNKKKLYWLFQGAGWIMFYLVYVFIASYVSGFKSAVFLGYLNTVVVGLLITHFYRAHVKKHQWLKFGLFKLAIRVVLASFILAIIWAVIVLPINYVFFQTDPDREFSWFMGILITFNLSIMILGWSLIYFLFQVFINFKRTEIEKWKLQAAVKDAELIALKSQINPHFIFNSLNNIRSLVVENPEKARDMITHLSGLLRYSIQFNDREKVSLESELEIVQNYLNLESIQFEDRLNYKLEIKPETLDLEIPPMAVQLLVENAIKHGISDLPDGGTIHIKSYLEEGALTIEVINSGQIKTTSNSTGIGLKNASDRLKLLFGKLSDLKIENLDSNFVSARFTIPLT
- the gldJ gene encoding gliding motility lipoprotein GldJ; this translates as MKRTASFFKSALLVVSGSMLLTSCFMGGSSRPTSVHPGAVSTATGLAYNDEDNNGFMVNPYAGQPEGPNLRFIEGGRAVIGSYEEDVLKRRDNIERTVSVASFYMDETEIANIHWLEYLHYLNVSDSSREVYMSALPDTSVWVSRLAYNDPYVDHYLRYPGFRYFPVVGVSWVQANNYAEWRTRAVNMKMAEDSGEEYAETDGRIPLESGIVLPNYRLPSEAEWEYAATALIGTQWLDENQTHQRVYPWDGHALRNPYGKEMGYFLANFKRGRGDYAGIAGKLNDGALITSYIYEFPPNDFGLYNMAGNVSEWVLDVYRPMSFQDFDDLNPIRRDGYMDETRNAATGEQYYNSDRENNPEGFTSLITDEARVYKGGSWKDVAYWMSPGTRRYLDQDSSTATIGFRCAMIRAGSNY
- a CDS encoding adenylate/guanylate cyclase domain-containing protein, translated to MVKKVKIYLFIFFYWVLIVDLLAYFGLSSMKGFVEVAQIDVESLNSPLIAFWISPFQLYESTLFGVFFGLLFIAVNEVSDRLEVEKLSFGRIIIIRSFMYLFGFAVIFSLVYTIMSQFEIFPKEELKELKGEKTVYVLLVMAMLFIGFQIMLINFMLQTMKKFGTNNLFNILRGTYRSPKVENRIFLFIDLKSSTRYAESLGNIKYSNMIKDCIDEINMVVDEYDAEIYQYVGDEVVLTWKTDKVTNVPLYLDIFFAIEERILKRKEYYSKRYSMLPEFKGGIQGGNVTVTEIGNIKRDIAYHGDVLNTASRLQSICNDYNQKLLISKALYTTAKADDKYETVSLGEIQLKGKLQTVEVLSVKRKVD
- a CDS encoding GAF domain-containing protein, which gives rise to MKTCFSNTNVIPFKSVLNLSGLIDYWEVNLDENGTFSGYPAEKIKKLINEAPELREPIEDLSIVDKHKELVGLLMSVVFPPALIDSEISAAILPFSSKGFYATPKYAHLLPFGSMRDDLEANLPESDIAKGKIRMACLYILNKYYGTNFEMDQPIVISIPDSKTGLRRVYKIDINTQFADVIHLAEPKPIDKKVINMLLSNIDDIDLWLEYIDPKVFAFQGFCIMRLTDVTTEEMLSSVKYDLLKKNAVTDQDNFISIREKIRSIFGMPNLQLGLSYFDPNYNIISNYGENNWSSFLMNPEDDSLECENLIDSIYVKAYTDKKPVIVEELSDYDSCGCIENGLLRRGIQNVIVAPLVHEGKVLGIIELGSPEPGKLNALTATKLYSVLPMFTAAVRRVLSDMQTEVRALIQEECTAIHPTVEWKFIESGFNLMHKRRKGIKAKFDDIVFPKVYPIYGLADIRNSSGERSNAIQRDLTNNLKQVKKVIDTIMTYKNMPILDEINFRVDQQIKKLSKGLNSGDESGILEFLREEVSSIFNFFKKDELLRPIINNYEKLLDPKLGVIYNERKDFEESLTLINDHITTYLDKVEEDAQDIFPHYYEKYKTDGVEYNIYLGGSLVQEHNFDLIYLRNFRLWQLITQCEIAVNIANLKSSLPKPLEITQLILVHGEPLSIKFRRDEKHFDVDGAYNISYEIVKKRIDKAFIKDTDERLTQPGKLAIVYTQQKEAEEYSGYIHYLQSIGYLTDKVEFVELEELQGAHGLKAIRVEINLNTAPKEFGSDLLKNVLEEIEA